The nucleotide sequence CGcatcaagaaaatgggGGTGAAGAACTCGTACTTCCCAATGTTTGTTTCTTCTagagttttggaaaaggaaaaaGACCATATTGAAGGGTTCGCTCCAGAAGTTGCTTGGGTTACTCGTGCTGGTAGTTCcgaattggaagaacaCATTGCCATTAGACCTACTTCTGAAACCGTTATGTACCCATACTACAGCAAGTGGGTTAGATCTCACAGAGACTTgcctttgaagttgaatcaATGGAACTCTGTGGTCAGATGGGAATTCAAGCATCCTCAACCATTTTTGAGAACCCGTGAATTCTTATGGCAAGAAGGACACACTGCCCATTTGACCCGGGCTGAAGCCactgaagaagttgatcaaatcttAGACTTGTACGCGGGAATCTACGAAGAATTGTTGGCGGTTCCAGTGATCAAAGGTAAGAAAACCGAAAACGAAAAGTTTGCCGGTGGAGACTACACCACCACTGTTGAAGGGTATATTGCAGCCACTGGTAGAGGTATTCAAGGAGCTACTTCTCACCATTTGGGTACCAATTTCTCCAAGATGTTTGATATTTCTGTTGAAAATCCTGAAGGTGCTGATAAGCCCAAGGTATTTGCTTTCCAAAACTCCTGGGGTTTGTCCACCCGTGTGATTGGTGTGATGGTTATGACTCACTCGGATAACAAGGGGTTGGTCTTGCCTCCTCGTGTTGCTCAAAACCAAGTGGTGGTGATTCCCGTTGGTATTACCTCCAAGACTACAGACGAAGAAAGAAAAGCTATCAACGATGGGGCTGCCATCATTgaaaagagattgaagtaTGCTGACATTAGAGCTCTTGGTGACTACAGAGACATCTATTCGCCTGGTTGGAAGTTCTCCGACTGGGAATTGAAGGGTGTCCCATTGAGAGTCGAATTTGGTCCTAAAGACATgaaacaagaacaagttaCTGTGGTCAGACGTGATAACGGAGAAAAGAGCGTGGTCAAGTTGGCTGACTTGGAGAAGCGTATTCCTGAAGTGTTGGACCAGATTCAGTACAGCTTATTGGCCAATGCTCGTAAGGAATTTGACGAACACAGAGTCATTGTCAACGAATGGAAGGACTTTGTGCCTACCTTGAACGCCAAAAACGTCATTTTGTCCCCATGGTGTGGAGATGCTGACTGTGAAGACGATATCAAGGATTCCTCTGCTAAGAAGGatgatggagaagatgaagaagtggatGAAAAGGCCCCATCGATGGGAGCCAAGTCCTTGTGTATTCCAAAGGAACAGCCTACTTTGAAGGAGGGCCAGAAGTGTGTCAAGTGTGACAGAGCTGCCGTAAATTACTGTATGTTTGGAAGATCTTACTAATTAATATATATAACTTGTACAGTGCTAGTTTTTGTACTGATCCCAGAACGGCAGtttctccaactcttgTGTCAGAATGCTACACACCACTGTGTGATGATCTTCTCTAACCAAATAATACACCTCTTTAAGCTGCAACTCTTTGACATACTCCAACACTTTATGATAATTAAGGCCTATCTGCTTCATTCCATGAGAGTCATCCGACAAACAGAACCGCCCCCCGTGATCCAAGATGGCGTGGGCTATCACCGGCTTGGGGTACGGCGTGGCCCATCCTTTCCTTATAGCAGCCGAATTTAACTCGAATAATCCACCATAACTGGCTGCCAATTCAATGTTCTTAACGATCTGGGCCCAAACTTCAGGCCAGTCAGTCTCCATGTCTATATTCATCACATTCTTGCCAGTTGTTGGGTCTACATCATCCTGAGGCTGAAAGAGACTTATCAAGTCAAAATGTCCCACCACATCAGGCTTAAGCTTGTCTATCATAGTATGTTGCATCTCATAATACCGCTTGTACAACTCTCGGGACGTCTTCAGGTCCGTGTGATCCCGGGCCTTTCGCCACAAGTCCTCGTCAAAGTCAATGGGTTCACCCAACGCATGGTGAACAGACCCTACTATCATGTCAAACCTACTTTTTAACTTTACAGCATGTTCAATATGGTCCAAGTCTGCTCCTTCGACCTCGAACCCCActaatatcatcatcttaTCCTTGTACTCGAGCTGCAAGCGGCGGGCATGGGTTTCATATTGCTCAAATATGGTGTTTAGTGTCTTACAATCATAGCCCTTAACAATCTCTTCTGGGTACATGTACTTGGAGTCAAATCGGGGCATGTGCTCCGTTAAGCAGAACTGGGTAAACCCCATGACATATGCcttggccaccaccaggTCCAAGTCGTCCACCGCGTGGCTGACGTACAGTCCACTGTGTGAATGATGTGAATGCattgtggtggaggtgaGTTGCAAAAGTCGCGCGGTTTTTTCTGCTCTCACTAGCACCATGTTTGTACGAACAGTACGTTCACCAAGACGGTTGCAGGTGGCGTGGGTGTCGACGCTCCCGCGTACTATACAGCAGATGCTTGAGCATCCGCCTGCAGTAGGTTCGCGCCTCCAGGTTGCGGGCCATGTCAAGTCCATCCGaaagttcaagaatatcGGCTTTTTAGACCTTTCAGATGGTTCCACCTACAAAACCTTACCCATAGTGTTCCGTCACCCAGACCAGGTATTGGCGCAGTACGACTTGAAGGTGGGCCAGAGCCTTGAGATTTCCGGCGATTTGGCCGAGTCCAAAGGTGTACAACTGTTTGAAGTTACGTTTGATCCAGCTGACGATTCTCACCACTTGAAGATTATAGGAAACGTCCAAGACCTGTACCCCATCCAGAAAAAAGAGACATCTCTCCAGTTTTTGAGAAGTATCCCCATCTTGAGACACAGAACATCGACGTTGGCGTCTGTTTTGCGGTTGAGGTCGTTCTTGGAGCATGAATTAAACGTATTTTTTGCAGAACACAGTTTTACCAAAGTCACTCCTCCAATGATAACCAGTTCTGACTgtgaaggtggtggagaacAGTTCACGATAGAACCCTTGAATCCCAAGGAAGTTGTGAAGGACGGGATGGCGGTAAAACACGAGTTTTTCGGTAAGCCAGCGTATTTGACGGTGTCTACCCAATTGCATCTCGAAGTGTTGGCACCTTCCTTGAACCGTGTATGGACATTGACGCCGTGTTTTCGAGCAGAGGactccaacaccaaccGTCACTTGAGTGAGTTCTGGATGCTCGAGGCGGAGATCTCGTACATCTCCCAGTTGTCGCAACTCACCAGGTTCACCGAAGTGATGATTCGGCACCTCACCTCACAGCTCTCCAACAACCGCGAGGACGTGTTGAACTCTCGTTACAACAAAGCAGACCGGGAGCTAATCGAGGTCAGGTGGAACTCGATTTTGGCCGAAAATGACTGGCCTGTCATAACCTATGATGAGGCCATCAACCTCATTAACCAGGTGAAACTAAAAGGCAGACTGAAAGGTCGTCTTGCGTGGGGAGACTCGATTCTGACGGAGGACGAAAAGTGGCTAGCAGGGGACCATTTCCACTCGCCTGTGTTCATCACTGACTACCCCAAATCCCAAAAACCATTCTACATGCCTCATAGTAAGAACTACAATATTTCAGCCCCCACAGTCGCATGTTTCGACTTGATCTTCCCGTTCATTGGCGAGTTGATTGGTGGTTCGTTGAGAGAGGATAACTACGAGGTGCTTGTGGCAGAAATGAACCGCAGAAACATGGATCTTGTGGAAATGGACTGGTACTTATCTACTCGACTCAATGGAAGTGTTCCCCACGGAGGGTTTGGCATGGGACTCGAGAGACTCATGCTCTACTTATCGGGGCTTGAGAATGTCAGAGACGTCGTCACATTCCCCCGGGCTCCAGAGACCTGCGATTGTTAGGCATTCGTGGTGGTAGAATTCTTGTAAATAGTTGCAGCAACTGTCTAACCAAATAAAGTAGTGTATACGCCGTGCTCACATaatgatgaaaattttcaaagcgaattttttcttctcccCAAACCATCTAGTTTAACCCATATAACACACCACCATGGACCAATTAAACGTTAAGGAACAACAACAGTTCCAACAGATTGTTGAGCAAAAACAAATGAAAGACTTCATGAGATTATACTCCAACTTGGTCTCCAGGTGTTTCGATGACTGTGTTAATGACTTCACCACCGGTTCTTTGACCACCAAGGAAACCACTTGTATTATGAAATGTTCcgaaaagttcttgaaacaCAGTGAAAGAGTGGGCCAGAGATTCCAAGAACAGAATGCTTTGTTGATGCAAAACATGCAAAACCGTTAA is from Yamadazyma tenuis chromosome 6, complete sequence and encodes:
- a CDS encoding prolyl-tRNA synthetase (COG:J; BUSCO:EOG09261DHR; EggNog:ENOG503NWAQ) produces the protein MALEQSLAALSLATVSSESATPTKTLVFKPKTAKTATPVPVIVFALQSTQTPSNVIAKAAGVKEPRLAKEDLIQEFFATSPKEFSIANLNKDSAAKVKFVIDESIVKAPEDTVLELSTESSKASLPAKIVVSFLESIGVDLIAVDFSADELTEVAPKKEVKKKDKDAAKIEDAKLIGINVDKAKDFSTWYSQVVTKGEMLDYYDVSGCYILRPNSYFVWETIQDWFNIRIKKMGVKNSYFPMFVSSRVLEKEKDHIEGFAPEVAWVTRAGSSELEEHIAIRPTSETVMYPYYSKWVRSHRDLPLKLNQWNSVVRWEFKHPQPFLRTREFLWQEGHTAHLTRAEATEEVDQILDLYAGIYEELLAVPVIKGKKTENEKFAGGDYTTTVEGYIAATGRGIQGATSHHLGTNFSKMFDISVENPEGADKPKVFAFQNSWGLSTRVIGVMVMTHSDNKGLVLPPRVAQNQVVVIPVGITSKTTDEERKAINDGAAIIEKRLKYADIRALGDYRDIYSPGWKFSDWELKGVPLRVEFGPKDMKQEQVTVVRRDNGEKSVVKLADLEKRIPEVLDQIQYSLLANARKEFDEHRVIVNEWKDFVPTLNAKNVILSPWCGDADCEDDIKDSSAKKDDGEDEEVDEKAPSMGAKSLCIPKEQPTLKEGQKCVKCDRAAVNYCMFGRSY
- a CDS encoding histidinol-phosphatase (EggNog:ENOG503NY90; BUSCO:EOG09263UCR; COG:E), giving the protein MHSHHSHSGSYVSHAVDDLDSVVAKAYVMGFTQFCLTEHMPRFDSKYMYPEEIVKGYDCKTLNTIFEQYETHARRLQLEYKDKMMILVGFEVEGADLDHIEHAVKLKSRFDMIVGSVHHALGEPIDFDEDLWRKARDHTDSKTSRELYKRYYEMQHTMIDKLKPDVVGHFDLISLFQPQDDVDPTTGKNVMNIDMETDWPEVWAQIVKNIELAASYGGLFELNSAAIRKGWATPYPKPVIAHAILDHGGRFCLSDDSHGMKQIGLNYHKVLEYVKELQLKEVYYLVREDHHTVVCSISTQELEKSPFWDQYKN
- the SLM5 gene encoding asparaginyl-tRNA synthetase (COG:J; EggNog:ENOG503NV9Y) encodes the protein MLEHPPAVGSRLQVAGHVKSIRKFKNIGFLDLSDGSTYKTLPIVFRHPDQVLAQYDLKVGQSLEISGDLAESKGVQSFEVTFDPADDSHHLKIIGNVQDSYPIQKKETSLQFLRSIPILRHRTSTLASVLRLRSFLEHELNVFFAEHSFTKVTPPMITSSDCEGGGEQFTIEPLNPKEVVKDGMAVKHEFFGKPAYLTVSTQLHLEVLAPSLNRVWTLTPCFRAEDSNTNRHLSEFWMLEAEISYISQLSQLTRFTEVMIRHLTSQLSNNREDVLNSRYNKADRELIEVRWNSILAENDWPVITYDEAINLINQVKLKGRSKGRLAWGDSISTEDEKWLAGDHFHSPVFITDYPKSQKPFYMPHSKNYNISAPTVACFDLIFPFIGELIGGSLREDNYEVLVAEMNRRNMDLVEMDWYLSTRLNGSVPHGGFGMGLERLMLYLSGLENVRDVVTFPRAPETCDC
- the TIM9 gene encoding protein transporter tim9 (COG:U; EggNog:ENOG503P5N0; BUSCO:EOG09265L8N), whose protein sequence is MDQLNVKEQQQFQQIVEQKQMKDFMRLYSNLVSRCFDDCVNDFTTGSLTTKETTCIMKCSEKFLKHSERVGQRFQEQNALLMQNMQNR